A genomic segment from Corylus avellana chromosome ca5, CavTom2PMs-1.0 encodes:
- the LOC132181858 gene encoding small ribosomal subunit protein uS15-like, whose protein sequence is MTILLAVETLDLAHILTLPFPIGCIGYWIRVEENIGKFAKKGLTPSQIGVILCDSHGIAQVRSINGSKILCILKAHGLAPEIPEDLYHFIKKAVSIPKHLERNRKDKDSKFRLILVESRIHRLARYYKKTKKLPPVWK, encoded by the exons ATGACCATACTCCTTGCAGTTGAAACACTAGACCTTGCGCATATCCTTACCCTTCCCTTTCCCATAGGCTGCATAGGCTACTGGATTCGG GTTGAGGAAAACATTGGCAAGTTTGCGAAGAAAGGTCTGACACCATCGCAGATCGGTGTGATTCTTTGTGACTCGCATGGTATTGCTCAAGTGAGGAGTATCAATGGAAGCAAGATCCTTTGCATTCTCAAGGCTCAcg GCCTTGCACCTGAAATTCCGGAGGATCTGTACCATTTTATCAAGAAGGCAGTGTCTATCCCGAAGCATCTTGAGAGGAACAGGAAGGATAAGGATTCGAAGTTCAGGTTGATTCTGGTTGAGAGCAGGATTCACAGGCTTGCTCGctactacaaaaaaacaaagaagcttCCTCCTGTCTGGAAATAG